In Aequorivita sp. H23M31, a single window of DNA contains:
- a CDS encoding NAD(P)H-binding protein, translating into MNKRITIAGLGWLGQPLAHRLINLGYSVKGSVTTIEKATLLQQHGFNAFPVEISETGISGEISALLKDTDCLIIMIPPGIRRNTGADYVLKMVHLREDIKKTAINRIILVSSTSVYSDSQGNVTEKDDPKPETIAGKQLRQVEELFINTASFKTTVVRFGGLIGGSRKPARYLAGRKDLKDANAPVNLIHRDDCINILVEIIKQDTFGKVFNGVNPQHPKKSDYYIQKALEMGLEPPTFADADPDGIFKQVDSVNLDSILGYIFKRILN; encoded by the coding sequence ATGAATAAAAGAATAACCATCGCTGGCCTGGGATGGCTTGGCCAACCACTTGCCCATCGTTTAATTAATTTGGGATATTCTGTTAAGGGGTCTGTAACCACGATTGAAAAAGCCACGCTGTTACAACAACATGGATTTAATGCTTTTCCAGTAGAAATTTCGGAAACAGGAATTTCGGGCGAAATAAGTGCACTTTTAAAAGATACCGATTGTCTCATTATAATGATTCCGCCGGGTATTCGAAGAAATACCGGTGCCGATTATGTATTGAAAATGGTTCATCTTAGGGAGGATATAAAGAAAACTGCTATAAACCGAATAATTTTGGTCAGCAGCACTTCTGTTTACTCAGATTCACAAGGAAATGTAACCGAAAAAGACGATCCAAAACCAGAAACCATTGCAGGAAAACAGTTACGACAAGTTGAAGAGCTTTTTATCAATACCGCTTCATTTAAAACTACTGTAGTTCGTTTTGGAGGATTGATTGGAGGCAGCCGAAAGCCGGCAAGATACCTAGCGGGCAGAAAAGATTTAAAAGATGCAAACGCGCCCGTAAACTTAATTCACCGGGATGACTGTATTAATATTCTAGTAGAAATAATTAAGCAAGACACCTTTGGCAAAGTCTTTAATGGGGTTAATCCACAACATCCGAAAAAGTCCGATTATTATATTCAAAAAGCACTGGAAATGGGTCTAGAACCTCCAACTTTTGCAGATGCGGATCCAGATGGAATATTCAAACAGGTAGATTCTGTGAATCTAGATTCTATTTTAGGATATATATTTAAAAGGATTTTAAATTAA
- a CDS encoding M13 family metallopeptidase → MKIKFLKPAVAFAVIMVSATSCKEKAEVAKADTESHGINLQDMDTTVSPKVDFYNYVNGNWMKHNEIPDDQTSWGGFTILRKNTDADVLNILAKAKESGKYAADTDQAKALMIYETELDTVARNKAGIEPLKPALEKIASMNSMEDFQKLISANAATISQPFLGLAAFSNPSNSAINSAYITPGGLGLPDRDFYTNMDPASVKIREQYVDHITRMLQFLGDSEESAHKQAETILAFETKLATPRLDKVASRDFRNFNNPKSISELQKMVPEIKWEQAFKDMGVTKELDTVIVMQPKYMETLNQIFSKPDFDTWKTVIRWSTLNSSAGMLTTEIEKANFDFYATTLNGTKKQKPANERALATVNGSVGEALGKLYVDEMFPPEAKAKAEKMIENVIAAYKDRINALDWMSDSTKVKAIEKLEKFTVKIGYPDKWKDFSTMEVKEGNTFYDNMVAVQKWGLTDNLNRIDEPVDRTEWGMSPQTVNAYFNPFNNEIVFPAAILQPPFYDYKADEAVNYGGMGAVIGHEISHAFDDSGARFDANGNLSNWWTDKDLENFTERGNKLAEQYSNVEVLDSVHINGKFTLGENIGDLGGVLAAYDGLQRFYKENGRPDNIDGFTPEQRFFMSWATIWRTKAREEAIRNQVKTDPHSPGMVRATQPLLNVDAFYKAFDIKEGDPMYLAPEDRVRIW, encoded by the coding sequence ATGAAAATTAAATTTTTAAAACCTGCCGTCGCTTTTGCAGTAATTATGGTGTCGGCTACTTCTTGTAAAGAAAAGGCTGAAGTTGCAAAAGCTGATACTGAAAGCCACGGAATTAACCTCCAAGATATGGACACTACTGTTAGTCCGAAGGTTGATTTCTACAATTATGTAAACGGTAATTGGATGAAACACAATGAAATTCCCGATGACCAAACTAGTTGGGGGGGCTTTACTATCCTAAGAAAAAATACGGATGCCGATGTTTTGAATATTCTTGCGAAAGCTAAGGAGAGTGGAAAATATGCTGCGGATACGGATCAAGCCAAGGCGCTTATGATTTATGAAACCGAATTGGATACCGTTGCTAGAAACAAGGCTGGCATCGAGCCATTAAAACCAGCTCTTGAAAAAATCGCCTCCATGAACAGTATGGAGGATTTTCAAAAGTTGATCAGCGCGAATGCGGCGACTATTTCGCAGCCTTTTTTAGGCCTTGCTGCTTTTTCAAATCCAAGCAACAGTGCGATAAATTCCGCTTATATAACCCCTGGAGGATTGGGTCTTCCAGATCGTGATTTTTATACCAATATGGATCCAGCTTCAGTTAAAATCCGTGAGCAGTACGTAGATCACATAACTAGAATGCTTCAGTTTCTAGGAGATTCTGAAGAATCTGCACATAAACAGGCAGAAACTATTCTTGCTTTTGAAACTAAACTAGCCACTCCAAGATTGGATAAAGTTGCCAGCCGTGATTTTAGAAATTTCAATAATCCAAAAAGCATTTCAGAATTGCAGAAAATGGTTCCGGAAATTAAATGGGAACAAGCTTTTAAGGATATGGGAGTAACAAAGGAACTGGATACAGTTATTGTTATGCAACCAAAATATATGGAAACTTTAAATCAAATTTTCTCAAAACCTGATTTTGATACTTGGAAAACTGTAATCCGTTGGTCAACCTTAAATAGTTCTGCTGGAATGCTAACTACTGAAATTGAGAAGGCCAATTTCGACTTTTATGCTACCACATTAAATGGAACCAAAAAACAAAAACCAGCTAACGAAAGAGCATTAGCCACAGTTAATGGAAGTGTGGGCGAAGCTTTGGGTAAACTGTATGTAGATGAAATGTTTCCTCCCGAAGCGAAAGCGAAGGCGGAGAAAATGATTGAAAATGTTATCGCTGCCTACAAAGACCGTATCAATGCTTTGGATTGGATGAGCGATAGCACCAAGGTAAAAGCGATTGAAAAACTTGAAAAATTCACCGTTAAGATTGGATATCCTGATAAATGGAAGGATTTTTCAACTATGGAAGTAAAAGAAGGAAATACTTTCTATGACAATATGGTGGCAGTTCAGAAATGGGGTCTTACAGATAATCTTAATAGAATTGATGAGCCTGTTGATCGTACTGAATGGGGAATGAGTCCACAAACTGTAAATGCTTATTTCAATCCGTTTAATAATGAGATCGTTTTTCCTGCAGCAATCCTTCAACCTCCTTTCTACGATTACAAAGCAGATGAAGCCGTAAATTATGGTGGAATGGGCGCAGTAATCGGTCACGAAATCTCTCACGCGTTTGACGATAGTGGAGCTCGTTTTGATGCTAACGGAAACCTATCAAATTGGTGGACCGACAAGGACCTTGAAAACTTTACCGAGCGGGGAAATAAACTAGCTGAACAGTATAGTAATGTTGAGGTTTTGGATAGCGTCCACATCAATGGAAAATTCACCTTAGGTGAAAACATTGGAGACCTTGGTGGTGTTCTTGCTGCTTATGATGGTTTACAACGTTTTTATAAAGAAAACGGAAGACCGGATAATATTGATGGATTCACGCCAGAACAACGTTTCTTTATGAGCTGGGCCACAATATGGCGTACCAAAGCGAGGGAGGAAGCGATTCGCAATCAAGTAAAGACAGATCCACACTCTCCAGGAATGGTAAGAGCTACCCAGCCTTTACTAAATGTCGATGCTTTCTATAAGGCATTTGATATTAAGGAAGGAGATCCAATGTATCTTGCTCCTGAGGATCGGGTTCGCATCTGGTAG